One Pseudomonas brassicacearum genomic region harbors:
- a CDS encoding DUF3617 domain-containing protein has translation MNVRLLGLALAVGLSVPMAAQAQMLQPGLWELTTSNMKVDNQNLPDLQLLLGQVQNQMTPEQRAMLEKQGITMGGKGIRVCLTPAQVQTNDIPLQDPQSGCKQQITDRTGNQWKFRFSCPKAQGNGVATFQSDREFTTKVNGTFNATGIQQNGSLDTRAVWLGQDCGTVKPRA, from the coding sequence ATGAATGTTCGTCTGCTGGGTTTGGCCTTGGCGGTTGGCTTATCGGTTCCGATGGCAGCTCAGGCGCAGATGCTTCAACCGGGTTTGTGGGAACTGACCACCAGCAACATGAAAGTCGATAACCAGAACCTGCCGGACCTGCAGCTTCTGCTGGGCCAAGTGCAAAACCAGATGACCCCGGAGCAACGGGCAATGCTGGAGAAGCAGGGCATCACCATGGGTGGCAAAGGTATTCGTGTGTGCCTGACCCCGGCGCAGGTGCAAACCAATGACATTCCGTTGCAAGACCCGCAATCGGGTTGCAAGCAACAGATTACCGACCGTACCGGCAATCAGTGGAAGTTTCGCTTCAGCTGTCCGAAAGCCCAGGGCAATGGTGTCGCGACGTTCCAGAGCGATCGTGAATTCACCACCAAGGTCAACGGCACCTTCAATGCGACTGGCATCCAACAAAACGGCAGCCTCGATACCCGTGCTGTTTGGTTGGGGCAGGATTGCGGGACGGTCAAGCCGAGGGCCTGA
- a CDS encoding metal ABC transporter substrate-binding protein, translating to MRVLLVLFSLMLSMSLSAAEKLQVVTSFSILADMTQQVGGEHIQITNMVGPDADAHTYEPTPDDAKALLKAKLIIKNGLGFEPWLDRLVTSTETSAPVISASRGVIPRSLDEDGETIPDPHAWHNLANAELYVSNITKALEAADPANKADYERNSQAYLKNIYALLAEAKAKFGALPPGNRKIVTSHDAFGYLGQAYGIEFMAPQGLSTEREPSAAEVAALITQIRKAKVKAVFMENIKDARLLKQIADESGAHIGGTLYSDALAASGPASTFTGLFEYNLNTLYEALSRP from the coding sequence ATCCTCGCCGACATGACCCAACAGGTCGGCGGTGAGCATATCCAAATCACCAACATGGTCGGCCCGGACGCCGATGCGCACACCTACGAACCCACGCCAGACGACGCCAAGGCTCTGCTCAAGGCAAAACTGATCATCAAGAATGGACTGGGCTTCGAGCCGTGGCTGGATCGCCTGGTCACCAGCACCGAAACCAGCGCACCGGTGATCAGCGCAAGTCGTGGGGTGATCCCACGCTCACTGGATGAAGATGGCGAAACCATCCCCGATCCGCACGCCTGGCATAACCTGGCGAATGCCGAGTTGTATGTCAGCAACATCACCAAAGCGCTGGAAGCCGCCGACCCGGCCAACAAAGCCGATTACGAACGCAACAGCCAGGCGTACCTGAAGAACATCTACGCCCTGCTCGCCGAAGCCAAGGCCAAGTTCGGTGCATTGCCGCCCGGCAACCGCAAGATCGTGACGTCCCACGATGCATTCGGTTACCTGGGCCAGGCCTACGGCATCGAGTTCATGGCGCCCCAGGGTTTGTCCACTGAGCGTGAACCCTCGGCGGCAGAAGTCGCGGCGCTGATTACCCAGATCCGTAAGGCGAAAGTCAAAGCGGTGTTTATGGAAAATATCAAGGATGCGCGCCTGCTCAAGCAGATTGCCGACGAGAGCGGCGCGCACATTGGCGGTACGCTGTACTCTGACGCCCTCGCGGCCAGTGGGCCGGCGAGCACCTTTACTGGGTTGTTCGAGTACAACCTCAATACGTTGTATGAGGCTTTGAGTCGGCCTTGA